The DNA segment TATAAACCGTTTTTCTTTCTTTAATCGGAAGAATATTTTTTTTAACATCACGATGGATTTTACCTGAGCTTCGTAACCTGCTTTCATAAATTCAGGATTACCCACTATTTTCTTGGTTTCTTCAACATTGACGTAAGGATTTTCAAACAATCCGGTTCTGAAGAAATTTCGCAGCAAACGAACGGCTGACTGCTCAAATTTTGCACGATATGCTTTTTCACCATGCTCTTTCACACCCATCTGATACGCTTCCAAAACAGGTCCTTTATCATTATTTCCTCCGAACTGGTCAACGCCCGCTTCCAAGACTTTGTAATGACGTTCAGCGATGGATAATTTTTCTGCACCCCAAGGTTTTCCGGCAAATCCGCCCGGAGATTTTGGTTCGTCAGCGGTAATTAGCCAGTCGGTGCAGACTACGCCGTCGTATTTGTATTTACCACGAAGTAAATCGGTGATTAGATATTTACTGTATCCGTTTCCAACGTTTTCTCCGTTTTTGGTATCTTGATTGAAACTAATCGTATAATAAGGCATTACCGCGGCAGCTTCTTTCGTTCCTCCATTGAGTTTGAAAGCACCTTCTGTAAAAGGTTTTACGTGGTTCTGGAAATTATTTCCCGGATACACCGCGAATTTTCCCATTGCCCAGTGAGCGTCGCGACCGCCTTCCTCAGGTCCGCCTCCCGGCCAGTGTTTCACCATGGCATTCACACTTTTATTTCCCCAGCCGTTTTTATTTCCAACTGTCGTCTGAAAACCGTCGATATAACCTCTCGCCATATCTGCTGTTAGTTCTGGGCTTTCAGAAAAGACATAGGCAATTCTGTACCAACGAGGTTCTGTACCCAAATCGATTTGAGGTGATAAAGCGGTTGCAATTCCCAAAGCCCTGTATTCCTGAGCGGCGATATTTCCGAATTTTTTTACCAATTCCGGGTCAAAAGTCGCGCCCATTGCCAAACCATCCGGCCAAAGAGAGATTTGTCCGCCAGCACCTTCATTAAATTCGGCTGTTACTGTTGCAGAATGTCTCGGGTCCGTACTGTTGTTGGCGGGAATTCCCAATCCCAAGCCTTCAATGTACGCCTGGATGTTGTTGCTCCATTTCGCGGCAACTTCCGGTGATTCTACTGTTGTTACCAGCACATGACGCAAATTATCTTCCTTTAAAAATTTCTTCTGCTGATCCGTAAGATCCCATGCATTGGCACCGCTTTCTTTATATAATTTTCCATTATATTTTCCGGCTCTGAAGCCGTCTGCTGGAGCAGGAACAGACTGGTGACCGCTGTATAGCATCAGACCTGCAATCTGCTCGATGGTCATTTTTGAAGCTAAATCTTTCGCTCTTTCATCAACAGGAAGTCTCCAGTCTTCGTATTTATCGAGTTTTCCGTTTTTGTTTAAATCTTTGAATTTATTTCCGCCAATGATTAGAATTTTTACTCCCGAATCTGCGGAATATCCTAAAACCGGACCTTTAGAATTGGTAACCGTTTGAATATTCTGTGAAAATGCTGTTATTCCGAAAAATAATGCAGCCACATTTAAAACTGTCCTTTTCATTGTTTTACATTTAGAAATTAAAGCTTACTGAGAATTGTCCTGTTAATGGCATAATGTAAGTTCCCGTCAACAATTTTCCGTAGTATGGACTTGCATCTGTGATCAGTTCGGCACCGTTAATTGTTCCGCTGGCTCCTCTTTGATTCAGAAAGTTGATCACTGTTGCGCCAACGTTAATGTTTTTATTCACCGTATAACTCACACCGCCGAAAGTTTCCCATCTTGGGGCAAAATATAAGGCATTCGTAAGATTCGCATATTGTTTTGAGAAATATCTGAAACTTGCCCAGAATCTCCATTTGTCAACGGTATAGCTTGGGTCGATTTCCATCAACACTTTAGCAACGCCCAATACATTATTATCACTGTAATTGTAATCTTTTCCGAAAGCATTGAAATTAAATTTCTTGTATACCGGATTCTGGAACGTCACCAAATAATGTAAATTGAATCCTTTAAATGGTTTTAAAACAAAATCAGTGGTCCAGCCTAATGTCTGAATATCATAATAAACCGTTGTCGTTTGAGCCTGAGAACTATTGGCTGGGTTTACAAGATTATATCTGTTAAGGTTGTTGTTTTTCTTAAGATAAGTCGCCTGAGAAATCAATTGGATCCAGTTGGTGTTCCAGAAAACCCCGAATGCTCCCAATGGACTTTTAATTTTATTGGTATTCGGTTCGAAAGCCTGAGAATAACTTTCCAGTCTTCTGTTTTCTTCGGTGTATAAGAAGTTGGCTAAAACTCCGAAGTTTTTGGTAATGTTGTACGTTGCATTCAGGCTTCCTGCAATCTGGAAGAAACTCTGACTGATATGATCAAACTGAGCAGGATCTGTGAAGTTGAAACCAATTGTTCTTGGCGTCAGAGAATATTCACCGTCAAGGATGTGATTTCTCAAATGCAATCCATAGCTTACATTGAAGTTGTCGGTAACTTTCCATTCATCCGTTCCATAGATTGACAATTTGTTTTCTGTTCCGCTGTGATATTCTCCGCCTGCATTATAATTGTAGAAACCGTCTGCATCTGTATTTGGGCCGATCAGTCTTTGCGGCTGCGGTTCAACAGTCTGAAAGAAGAAGGTACGGTCGGATGTGAATTTGTTAACGTGGTAAAATTGTTCCAACACTCCGAAGGTTACATTGTGATTTCCAAGCTGTTTATTTAAAGAAAAACGTCCCGCAACGCTGGTGATCGGAGTCTCCGGTGTGTACATTCCCAGAATTGTTCCTACCGGACCTGAATAAGACTGACCATTGGAAGCCAAAGTATATCCTGCTGAAGAGTCCGCATTGAAAATACTTAAAGGGATCATATTAGACATTTTCACTTTAGAAAAATGCGCTCTTGTTGAGAATTTAAAATTCCAGCCGCTGTCTAAAAGATAATTACCGAAAATATCGATATTATGCGATGTTGATCTGTTATCATTTCCACTCATCGAGCGCCACGAATACTCACCGGTAAGAATATCTTTTACTTTCATCAGCCCGTCTCTTACCACATAAGAATCTCTGCCGATTTTGAAATTATCGAGCTCGGTCACTTTACCTTCCGCTCCATATTGGAAAACGGCATAATTGGTTATACTGTAAGAATCTGCATATTTGTATAAAACCGAGATTTTACCCTTATCATTATTGAAATATTTGGTAATACCTGCTCTGAAAATTTTGGTTTCATCAGCATTTCTTGCGAAGCCTAATTTGTACGTACTCGGGTCAAAGTTGGCAAAAGCACCTACGGTATACGTCCATCCGTTTTTGGAAACCGGTCCGGAAACATTAACATCTCCCTGAAGCCATCCAAATGTACTTGTTGTAAATTTTCCTTTTACTTTAAGATCTTTTGTTCCTGTCTGAGAATAAGAATTAACTGCAAAACCGAGATCACCCATCGTATTGGCGAGCTGATCCATTTTTAAAAGCCCGGTTTTTTCTAAAGCTACACTTTGTCTCCATGTTTTATTCGGGAGTTCCGGCCAAAAGAAATAGACAGCGGGAAGATCATTTTCAAGAATCGTAATTCCGCCTACGGTGGAAGGTAATCCGATATTTACATCCCGCGGACTTGTATTGTTTGCTGCGTTCAGCATTACATTTCTGTTGTTATCTTCTTTTGACGAAGTGGTAACCGTTTTTACGCCTTCTTCATTTTTAACCACTGCTTTTACTGCTGTTTTCACTGAAGCACTGTCGGTTTCCTGTCCAAAAGCTGTTGCGAAGGAAAGCATCAATGCCAATGCTGAAATCTTAAGAGTTGATTTTCTCATTGCTTAGTTTTCTAAATTCTATATAGTTGTTATCGTACATGTTTAAAGGCATAGCTCATCCTGCATCCAAAAAGTGTATGGATGAAACTTATTTCAGTACCGGAATTATTTTTACAGCCGGTATTCCTCAGCATCGGGTTTCTCGAAAATGGGTCAGCAGCTTTTGCTTTTACTGATCTGCTTTCGATTCAGTGTAAAGACGGTTGTCTTTCGATTCAATTCTTTATTTCTAAAGTGTAATCGTCGAAGCAATTTCGTTCAGATTAGTGTTTAAATTCATTGCTTCTGTATGAAGCAATACAATACTACATTCTTTTGTTCAATTATCCAAAAAAATGTTAATAAAATTTAATAATGTAATTTAGTTGTTTGATAATCAATTATTTGAACTTTTTATTTTAAAAATATAATCATTGTTTCCTATTGAAACAATGATTATAAATAACCAAATTGTTCCCGAAAAAGTATCACGATACGGCCCTTTTTAAGTTTTTTCAAAATTTTTACTAGATTTGTTTAATAAAATTTTCCCAAATTCCCGAATGGATTCCAAACAACAAATTCTAAATAAATCTAATGAGCTGAAAGAGGTTTTTTTACCACACCTTTCTGCCGATCCCGTCATTTTCGGTTTTGATCAAAATGAGCTCAAGGTTCTTCTTCTTAAAATGAATTATAGAAAACAGTGGCTTTTACCGGGAGGATATGTACAAAAAGACGAAGATCTTGATGAAGCTGTCGTGCGTATTTTGCAGGAAAGAGCCGGAATCACGGGAGTATATCTTGAAGAATTCGGTGTTTTCGGCAAAAAGAACAGAAGTGAGTTTTATTTTGAGGATTTTGATGAAACGCTTTTTCACAAGCAGAGATTTGTCACAATAGGCTATTATGCACTCTATAATCCGGGCCGTTTTAAGCTTATAGCCGATGAATACAGTGAAACCTGTGAATGGGTTTACCTAAGTAAACTTCCTGAAATCGAGCTGGCAATGGATCATAGGGATATTATTGAAAAAGCATTGTTAACATTAAGAGAAAA comes from the Chryseobacterium nepalense genome and includes:
- a CDS encoding TonB-dependent receptor; translation: MRKSTLKISALALMLSFATAFGQETDSASVKTAVKAVVKNEEGVKTVTTSSKEDNNRNVMLNAANNTSPRDVNIGLPSTVGGITILENDLPAVYFFWPELPNKTWRQSVALEKTGLLKMDQLANTMGDLGFAVNSYSQTGTKDLKVKGKFTTSTFGWLQGDVNVSGPVSKNGWTYTVGAFANFDPSTYKLGFARNADETKIFRAGITKYFNNDKGKISVLYKYADSYSITNYAVFQYGAEGKVTELDNFKIGRDSYVVRDGLMKVKDILTGEYSWRSMSGNDNRSTSHNIDIFGNYLLDSGWNFKFSTRAHFSKVKMSNMIPLSIFNADSSAGYTLASNGQSYSGPVGTILGMYTPETPITSVAGRFSLNKQLGNHNVTFGVLEQFYHVNKFTSDRTFFFQTVEPQPQRLIGPNTDADGFYNYNAGGEYHSGTENKLSIYGTDEWKVTDNFNVSYGLHLRNHILDGEYSLTPRTIGFNFTDPAQFDHISQSFFQIAGSLNATYNITKNFGVLANFLYTEENRRLESYSQAFEPNTNKIKSPLGAFGVFWNTNWIQLISQATYLKKNNNLNRYNLVNPANSSQAQTTTVYYDIQTLGWTTDFVLKPFKGFNLHYLVTFQNPVYKKFNFNAFGKDYNYSDNNVLGVAKVLMEIDPSYTVDKWRFWASFRYFSKQYANLTNALYFAPRWETFGGVSYTVNKNINVGATVINFLNQRGASGTINGAELITDASPYYGKLLTGTYIMPLTGQFSVSFNF
- a CDS encoding NUDIX hydrolase; protein product: MDSKQQILNKSNELKEVFLPHLSADPVIFGFDQNELKVLLLKMNYRKQWLLPGGYVQKDEDLDEAVVRILQERAGITGVYLEEFGVFGKKNRSEFYFEDFDETLFHKQRFVTIGYYALYNPGRFKLIADEYSETCEWVYLSKLPEIELAMDHRDIIEKALLTLREKISHKPIGYNLLPEKFTLSELQKLYEVILGKELNRGNFYRKIKNMGILKKLNEQRKGGAHKAPDLYSFDKRKYMKALENGLNSW